Proteins encoded by one window of Cannabis sativa cultivar Pink pepper isolate KNU-18-1 chromosome 4, ASM2916894v1, whole genome shotgun sequence:
- the LOC115713958 gene encoding protein SIEVE ELEMENT OCCLUSION B has product MDTRTTATIPPQNLASAYAVPQNLGATPAAAASAYAVPQNLAATPATAASAYAVPQNLAATPTTAASAYAVPQNLAATPTVAASASNNSAAYAPHQTGLSTMTPSHQTGLSTMLPSHHPHHQMQNRAAVGLNGRTARTALGLNGRGTRTLGLDSRAARGGTSDETELSKRIMELHVSDERGLAVKPVLNVIDVIFHRATADLPGYNHQDSDTGRDEKAVLYSVANLQDIVEIPSRITSAISCEILSKCSAGVDVHTITMEILQLVKHYGWDSKVLLALVAFAVTFGEFRLILQQFPTNPLAKAVALLKQLPELLEHSGALKPKIEALYDLIKEILDVTKKIVEFYDLPRNEYFTADSPEILAAASHIPTAVYWTIRSIIVSSTQILALTGMGIEYLTEPWELSSLAHKLNNIKGHVVDIIQRCHKFVEKKKEDEAYEYLVRMFQLTHIDNSKPLRVLFNEDPNALYDGLNKKRIIIEDLKRKVVALFITELDPELIHSSEFAILQQMYAEKKHGMTRSESQYEVVWVPISNVWNDEKYRVFDRLKGQMEWHSIHHPSAVTPVAPRFFREKWGFVKKPMLVVIDTQGRVVHHNAIHMMCIWGSLAYPFTANKEKLLWEDNAWTMPLIIDGLDPNAAEWIQEQKHVCLYGGEDIDWIRKFTRIAKDVARESGIQLELLYVGKSKPHEKATRNIIEIIQKENLSRTLDWNLIWYFWMRLESMWHSKGQLTTAETVKHDRVMQGIIAMLSYGSSSQGWAAISRGFEGMVKGNGEHMFRGLTEHGQWKMRETVIGFVPALDEYLQKLHVDAPHHCTSLILPATGAMPDTVACSECGRLMERYTMFRCCLDY; this is encoded by the exons ATGGACACAAGGACCACAGCAACCATTCCACCCCAAAATCTTGCCTCTGCCTATGCAGTACCACAAAACCTTGGGGCAACACCAGCCGCGGCGGCCTCTGCCTACGCAGTACCACAAAACCTTGCCGCAACACCAGCCACTGCTGCCTCTGCCTATGCGGTACCACAAAACCTTGCCGCAACACCAACCACTGCTGCCTCTGCCTATGCAGTGCCACAAAACCTTGCCGCAACACCAACCGTGGCTGCCTCTGCCTCTAATAACTCTGCGGCCTATGCACCTCATCAAACTGGCCTTAGTACTATGACCCCATCTCATCAAACTGGGCTGAGTACTATGCTCCCATctcatcatcctcatcatcagaTGCAGAACCGAGCTGCAGTTGGACTCAATGGCCGCACTGCTCGCACGGCACTTGGACTGAACGGCCGTGGAACACGCACTCTGGGACTTGATAGCCGTGCAGCCCGTGGTGGAACGTCTGATGAAACTGAGCTGAGCAAAAGAATCATGGAGCTTCATGTGTCTGATGAGCGCGGTCTTGCAGTTAAGCCTGTTCTTAACGTCATTGATGTCATTTTTCACCGGGCTACTGCTGACCTACCTGGATACAATCATcag GATTCAGACACTGGTAGGGATGAAAAGGCTGTCCTCTATTCTGTTGCTAATCTTCAAGACATTGTCGAAATCCCTTCCAGGATTACCAGCGCAATTTCATGCGag ATTCTAAGCAAGTGCTCAGCTGGGGTAGATGTGCACACCATTACAATGGAAATACTACAATTAGTCAAGCACTACGGTTGGGACTCGAAGGTGTTGCTAGCCTTGGTCGCATTTGCAGTCACTTTCGGCGAGTTTCGGCTGATCCTCCAGCAATTCCCAACTAACCCACTTGCCAAAGCGGTTGCTCTTCTCAAACAATTGCCTGAACTCTTAGAGCATTCTGGAGCTCTGAAGCCAAAAATCGAAGCTCTCTACGATCTCATCAAGGAAATTCTTGATGTGACCAAGAAAATTGTTGAGTTCTATGATCTCCCAAGGAACGAGTATTTTACTGCTGACTCACCCGAAATTCTAGCTGCTGCTTCTCATATCCCAACTGCTGTTTATTGGACCATTCGGAGTATAATCGTTTCTTCAACTCAAATTTTGGCCCTTACCGGCATGGGCATCGA ATATCTAACGGAGCCTTGGGAGCTATCTTCATTGGCTCATAAGCTTAACAACATAAAAGGGCATGTTGTGGACATTATCCAACGTTGTCACAAGTTTGTTG agaagaagaaggaggatgAAGCATATGAGTATCTTGTGCGTATGTTCCAACTTACACACATCGATAACTCAAAGCCTCTAAGGGTTTTGTTCAATGAAGATCCGAATGCACTCTACGATGGCttaaacaagaaaagg ATCATTATTGAGGATTTGAAGAGAAAGGTGGTGGCTCTATTCATTACAGAACTAGATCCTGAACTCATTCATTCCTCTGAATTTGCAATCTTACAACAAATGTACGCGGAAAAGAAACACGGCATGACAAGATCCGAGAGTCAATACGAAGTGGTTTGGGTTCCAATCTCAAACGTGTGGAATGATGAGAAGTATAGAGTGTTTGATAGGCTAAAAGGGCAAATGGAATGGCACTCGATTCACCACCCTTCAGCAGTGACCCCAGTGGCCCCAAGATTCTTCAGAGAGAAGTGGGGCTTTGTCAAGAAGCCTATGCTTGTGGTGATCGACACTCAAGGCAGAGTTGTGCACCACAATGCCATTCATATGATGTGTATTTGGGGAAGCCTAGCTTATCCTTTTACTGCCAACAAAGAAAAATTGTTGTGGGAGGATAATGCCTGGACCATGCCATTGATTATTGATGGCCTTGACCCCAATGCTGCCGAATGG ATCCAAGAACAAAAGCATGTTTGCTTGTATGGAGGAGAAGACATTGACTGGATCAGGAAATTCACAAGGATTGCTAAGGATGTGGCCCGAGAATCAGGGATTCAATTGGAGTTGCTTTACGTGGGGAAGAGCAAACCTCATGAGAAAGCAACAAGGAACATCATTGAGATTATTCAGAAAGAGAACTTGAGCAGAACCTTGGACTGGAACCTCATATGGTACTTCTGGATGCGATTGGAGAGCATGTGGCACTCCAAGGGGCAACTAACCACTGCTGAAACTGTCAAGCATGACCGTGTGATGCAAGGGATCATTGCCATGCTGAGCTACGGGTCCAGCAGCCAAGGCTGGGCTGCCATCAGCAGAGGTTTTGAGGGAATGGTTAAGGGTAATGGGGAGCACATGTTCAGGGGTTTGACCGAGCATGGACAGTGGAAGATGAGGGAGACAGTGATTGGTTTCGTGCCTGCTCTAGATGAGTACCTTCAGAAGCTCCATGTGGACGCACCACACCACTGCACCAGCCTTATTTTGCCAGCCACTGGTGCAATGCCTGACACCGTGGCTTGCTCTGAGTGCGGTCGTTTGATGGAGAGGTACACCATGTTCCGATGCTGCCTTGACTATTGA